Proteins from a single region of Hordeum vulgare subsp. vulgare chromosome 6H, MorexV3_pseudomolecules_assembly, whole genome shotgun sequence:
- the LOC123404794 gene encoding rhamnogalacturonan I rhamnosyltransferase 1-like — protein sequence MGLKAGGAGKLRLPSVVAAVARSRMMKLWVLRATSTVLLWTCLVQLTAVGETWGPRVLMGWPSCRTARLAMTEPVVEKAVLPTRRIYRNNGYLMVSCNGGLNQMRAAICDMVAIARYLNVTLIVPELDKTSFWNDPSEFQDIFDVEHFITSLRGEVHILRELPPRMKQRVEVGMFHSMPPISWSDISYYHNQILPLIQKHKVLHLNRTDARLANNGLPLDIQKLRCRVNYASLKFTPQIEELGRRVIQILRKNGPFLVLHLRYEMDMLAFSGCTEGCTREEADELTRMRYAYPWWKEKVIDSYVKRKDGFCPLTPEEIALVLRALEIDRSMQIYIAAGEIYGGKRRMASLTSAYPNVVRKETLLEPSDLRFFQNHSSQMAALDYLVSLESDIFVPTYDGNMAKVVEGHRRFMGFKKTILLDRKLIVDLVDQYKSGSLPWDEFSKLIKSVHANRMGSASRRTVIPDKPKEEDYFYANPQECLHDPDLLRTL from the exons atgGGCCTCAAGGCGGGCGGGGCGGGCAAGCTGAGGCTCCCGTCGGTGGTGGCTGCGGTGGCGCGGTCGCGGATGATGAAGCTGTGGGTGCTCCGCGCCACCTCCACGGTGCTGCTCTGGACCTGCCTCGTCCAGCTCACGGCCGTCGGGGAGACGTGGGGGCCGCGCGTCCTCATGGGCTGGCCGTCGTGCCGGACGGCGCGGCTCGCGATGACGGAGCCCGTCGTGGAGAAGGCCGTCCTGCCGACAAGGA GAATTTATAGGAACAATGGCTATCTGATGGTTTCATGCAATGGTGGGCTTAACCAAATGCGAGCAGCC ATATGTGACATGGTTGCCATTGCAAGATATTTAAATGTGACTCTGATAGTTCCGGAGTTGGATAAGACGTCATTTTGGAATGACCCAAG CGAGTTTCAGGATATATTCGACGTTGAACATTTCATAACTTCTCTGAGAGGCGAGGTTCACATACTCAGAGAATTGCCTCCAAGAATGAAGCAAAGAGTGGAAGTGGGGATGTTTCACTCAATGCCACCTATTAGTTGGTCAGATATCTCCTATTACCATAATCAG ATACTTCCTTTGATTCAGAAACACAAGGTTCTCCATCTAAACCGAACTGATGCCAGGCTTGCAAATAACGGTTTGCCCCTGGATATCCAGAAGTTGCGTTGCCGAGTTAACTATGCTTCACTGAAGTTCACACCTCAAATTGAAGAGTTGGGCAGACGAGTGATTCAAATTCTCCGTAAAAATGGCCCTTTCTTGGTTCTTCATTTACGATATGAAATGGACATGCTGGCGTTCTCTGGCTGTACTGAAGGTTGCACGCGTGAAGAGGCAGATGAGCTCACCAGGATGAG ATATGCTTACCCATGGTGGAAAGAGAAAGTCATTGACTCGTATGTGAAAAGAAAAGATGGCTTTTGCCCATTAACGCCCGAGGAGATTGCTCTTGTCCTCAGAGCATTGGAGATTGACAGAAGTATGCAAATATATATTGCGGCTGGAGAAATATATGGCGGAAAACGCAGAATGGCTTCTCTTACTTCAGCATATCCCAACGTG GTGAgaaaggagacgctcttggaaccGTCTGACCTCAGGTTCTTTCAGAACCATTCGTCGCAGATGGCAGCACTCGATTACTTGGTGTCACTGGAAAGCGACATATTTGTTCCAACATACGACGGCAACATGGCTAAAGTTGTCGAGGGACATCGCAG GTTCATGGGTTTCAAGAAAACAATCTTATTGGACCGAAAACTTATTGTTGATCTAGTCGATCAGTACAAGAGCGGCTCATTGCCGTGGGATGAGTTCTCTAAATTAATCAAGTCCGTCCATGCAAACCGGATGGGATCAGCTTCGAGAAGGACGGTGATCCCTGACAAGCCCAAGGAAGAGGACTACTTCTACGCTAACCCTCAAGAGTGTTTGCATGATCCCGATCTTCTACGGACCTTGTGA